A window of Corallococcus macrosporus DSM 14697 contains these coding sequences:
- a CDS encoding MATE family efflux transporter, protein MSTAVLPSSSVNTPRTELRALARLAIPIAIAQGGQALMGLVDTLVVGRAGTASLAAVGLGNGLFFAVSGFGMGLMMGFDPMMSQAMGARHFTRARGLLWQGGWMALFAGVLLGALLLLTPPLLLLAGIGEAEVAGAQDYLVWRAPSMPLMLAFLMVRSYCQSTAYTRPLVVATVTANLFNLAADVLLVFGGEVLPAAFGPLRAIPAMGVAGSALATTLCTAVQLGVVAFAVRARPLAGAESSTRRPVWADLSQAVKLGIPIGLHFAAEIGVFALAGVLAAGLGPASVGAHQIAISFASVTFTVAMGIGNAGSVRVGWAVGARNGRQARLSGFMAFAGGAGFMALGGLLFALFPTPLAKLAGAPEDVLPLVVPLLMVSAVFQVFDGVQGVGAGVLRGAGDTRFTFLANMVGHYAIGLPLTLLLGFKLGLGVVGIWWGLCAGLIAVAVALLWRFNRMSAGALRPVEA, encoded by the coding sequence ATGTCCACCGCCGTGTTGCCATCATCCTCCGTGAATACCCCCCGCACCGAGCTTCGGGCGCTGGCCCGGCTGGCGATTCCCATTGCCATCGCCCAGGGCGGGCAGGCGCTCATGGGGCTGGTGGACACGCTGGTGGTGGGCCGCGCGGGGACGGCCTCGCTGGCGGCGGTGGGCCTGGGCAACGGCCTCTTCTTCGCGGTCAGCGGCTTCGGCATGGGCCTGATGATGGGCTTCGACCCGATGATGTCCCAGGCCATGGGCGCGCGGCACTTCACCCGGGCCCGGGGCCTGCTCTGGCAGGGCGGCTGGATGGCGCTCTTCGCGGGGGTGCTGCTGGGGGCGCTGCTGTTGCTGACGCCGCCGCTGTTGTTGCTTGCCGGCATTGGCGAGGCCGAGGTGGCGGGCGCCCAGGACTACCTGGTGTGGCGGGCGCCCAGCATGCCGTTGATGCTGGCCTTCCTCATGGTGCGCTCGTACTGCCAGTCCACGGCCTACACGCGGCCGCTGGTGGTGGCGACGGTGACGGCCAACCTCTTCAACCTGGCCGCGGACGTGCTGCTGGTGTTCGGCGGTGAGGTGTTGCCGGCCGCCTTCGGGCCGCTGCGGGCCATCCCCGCCATGGGCGTGGCGGGCTCCGCGCTGGCGACGACGCTGTGCACCGCGGTGCAGCTGGGCGTGGTGGCGTTCGCGGTGCGGGCGCGGCCCCTGGCGGGCGCCGAGTCCTCCACGCGGCGGCCCGTGTGGGCGGACCTGTCCCAGGCGGTGAAGCTGGGCATCCCCATCGGGCTCCACTTCGCCGCGGAGATTGGCGTGTTCGCGCTGGCGGGGGTGCTGGCGGCGGGCCTGGGGCCGGCGAGCGTGGGGGCGCACCAAATCGCCATCTCCTTCGCGAGCGTCACCTTCACGGTGGCCATGGGCATTGGCAACGCGGGCAGCGTCCGGGTGGGCTGGGCGGTGGGGGCGCGCAACGGGCGGCAGGCGCGGCTGAGCGGCTTCATGGCCTTCGCGGGGGGCGCGGGCTTCATGGCGCTGGGCGGACTGCTGTTCGCGCTGTTCCCCACGCCCCTGGCGAAGCTGGCGGGCGCCCCCGAGGACGTGCTGCCGCTGGTGGTGCCGCTGCTGATGGTGAGCGCCGTCTTCCAGGTGTTCGACGGCGTGCAGGGCGTGGGCGCGGGCGTGCTGCGCGGGGCGGGCGACACGCGCTTCACCTTCCTGGCCAACATGGTGGGGCACTACGCCATTGGCCTGCCGCTGACGCTGCTGCTGGGCTTCAAGCTGGGCCTGGGCGTGGTGGGCATCTGGTGGGGGCTGTGCGCGGGCCTCATCGCCGTGGCCGTGGCGCTGCTGTGGCGCTTCAACCGGATGAGCGCGGGGGCGCTGCGTCCGGTCGAAGCGTAG
- a CDS encoding esterase family protein produces MNREYHRWYSERLHRDMELLIFGHSGEPVLLLPTSKGRFFQAEDFGLIGAIADRVQSGRYIVVCPDSVDEESWFNTAIHPAERIKRHQQWEDYLLHEVVPLLKSRGTAGRLTLAGCSFGGFHSYNVGLRHPHVFRRLLSMGGKFETNEFLDGHHDPDVYFHSCTEWLPNLTDPAQLAALQRVEMVLAVGEHDFCRPSNEHLSNLLWKKDIGNHLAVWQGGTHDWPVWRQMIQQYLPW; encoded by the coding sequence ATGAACCGCGAATACCACCGCTGGTACAGCGAGCGGCTGCACCGCGACATGGAGCTGCTCATCTTCGGCCACTCGGGTGAGCCCGTGCTCCTGCTCCCGACGAGCAAGGGCCGCTTCTTCCAGGCCGAGGACTTCGGCCTCATCGGCGCCATCGCCGACCGCGTCCAGTCCGGCCGCTACATCGTGGTGTGCCCGGACTCGGTGGATGAGGAGTCCTGGTTCAACACCGCCATCCACCCGGCGGAGCGCATCAAGCGCCACCAGCAGTGGGAGGACTATCTCCTCCACGAGGTGGTGCCCCTGCTCAAGAGCCGCGGCACCGCCGGGCGCCTCACGCTGGCCGGGTGCAGCTTCGGGGGCTTCCACTCGTACAACGTCGGCCTGCGCCACCCGCACGTCTTCCGGCGCCTGCTGTCCATGGGCGGCAAGTTCGAGACGAACGAGTTCCTCGACGGCCACCACGACCCGGACGTCTACTTCCACTCGTGCACGGAGTGGCTGCCCAACCTCACGGACCCCGCGCAGCTCGCCGCGCTCCAGCGCGTGGAGATGGTGCTGGCGGTGGGCGAGCACGACTTCTGCCGCCCCTCCAACGAGCACCTCTCCAACCTGCTCTGGAAGAAGGACATCGGCAACCACCTGGCCGTGTGGCAGGGCGGCACGCACGACTGGCCCGTGTGGCGGCAGATGATTCAGCAGTACCTGCCCTGGTAG